A genomic stretch from Sphingomonas faeni includes:
- the pheT gene encoding phenylalanine--tRNA ligase subunit beta: MKFTLSWLKQHLETTATLDQIVEALTRIGLEVEGVENPGEKLAAFKIAKVLSAERHPQADKLQILSVDAGNGPLQVVCGAPNARAGLVGVFGAPGAYVPGLDVTLKLASIRGVESNGMMCSTRELELGEDHDGIIELPEDAPIGTPYPDYAGLTDPVIDVAITPNRQDCMGVRGIARDLAAAGLGMLTPLIFDPIATQGEGPSVRTDDTAGCPAFFAQTVTGVTNGESPDWMRRSLIAIGQKPISALVDITNYLMIDLGRPLHVYDRAKLSGGLVARKAKPGEQVVTLNGKTYTLDETMTVIADDTAVHDIGGIMGGEHSGVAADTTDVLIECAYFDPDHIARTGQKLTLTSDARSRFERGVDPAFLDDGLAIATALVLHICGGTASEVTRSGEPPLEPRVIHYDPRLSADLGGLHVAPERQARTLLSLGFTIGAIKSADAFSDALFSTIEGKWPVTIPTWRRDVDGPADLVEEVVRIEGIDNIPSTPLPRMPGVAKPTATPEQKLERRARRAAAARGLDEAVTWSFLSDAEAAPFGGGAWTLANPISEDLKVMRPSLLPGLLAATGRNLKRGAQTVRLFEIGRRYLADAERATLGVVLAGDRRPRGWREGKAASFDAYDAKAEALALLAASGAPVDNLQVMGEAGDAWHPGQSGTLRLGPKTVLASFGMLHPSVLKAFDLDGAVAAVEVYLDAIPPKRASGFTRSAYTPPALQAVRRDFAFLVPAALATDTLVRAVKGADKAAIVSARVFDVFTGAGVEDGHKSVAVEIVLQPTAKSFTDEELKAIADKVVAAAAKQGASLRG, encoded by the coding sequence ATGAAGTTCACCCTCAGCTGGCTCAAGCAGCACCTCGAAACCACCGCCACGCTAGACCAGATCGTCGAGGCACTGACCCGCATCGGCCTCGAAGTCGAAGGCGTCGAGAACCCCGGCGAAAAGCTCGCCGCGTTCAAGATCGCCAAGGTCCTCAGCGCCGAACGCCACCCGCAGGCCGACAAGTTGCAAATCCTCTCGGTCGACGCCGGTAACGGCCCGCTGCAGGTCGTCTGCGGCGCCCCCAACGCGCGCGCCGGCCTAGTCGGCGTGTTCGGCGCACCCGGCGCCTACGTCCCCGGCCTCGACGTCACGCTTAAGCTCGCCAGCATCCGCGGCGTCGAATCCAACGGCATGATGTGCTCGACGCGTGAGCTCGAACTCGGCGAAGATCATGACGGCATCATCGAACTCCCCGAAGACGCGCCGATCGGCACGCCGTACCCCGACTATGCCGGCCTGACCGACCCGGTCATCGACGTCGCGATCACCCCCAACCGCCAGGACTGCATGGGCGTGCGCGGCATCGCCCGCGATCTTGCCGCAGCCGGGCTCGGCATGCTTACGCCGCTGATCTTCGACCCGATCGCCACGCAAGGCGAAGGCCCGTCCGTCCGCACCGACGACACTGCCGGCTGCCCCGCCTTCTTCGCCCAAACCGTCACCGGCGTGACCAACGGCGAATCCCCCGACTGGATGCGCCGCAGCCTCATCGCGATCGGCCAGAAGCCCATCTCCGCACTCGTCGACATCACCAACTACCTGATGATCGACCTCGGCCGCCCCTTGCACGTCTACGACCGCGCCAAGCTCTCCGGCGGCCTCGTCGCGCGCAAGGCCAAGCCCGGCGAACAGGTCGTCACGCTCAACGGCAAGACCTACACGCTCGACGAAACCATGACCGTCATCGCCGACGACACCGCCGTGCACGACATCGGCGGCATCATGGGCGGCGAACATTCGGGCGTTGCCGCCGACACCACCGACGTGCTGATCGAATGCGCCTATTTCGATCCCGACCACATCGCCCGCACCGGCCAGAAGCTCACCCTCACCTCCGACGCGCGCAGCCGGTTCGAACGCGGCGTCGACCCGGCGTTCCTCGATGACGGCCTCGCGATCGCCACCGCCCTCGTCCTCCACATCTGCGGCGGCACGGCCAGCGAAGTCACGCGCTCGGGCGAACCCCCGCTCGAACCCCGCGTAATCCACTACGACCCACGCCTTAGCGCAGACCTCGGCGGGCTCCACGTCGCCCCCGAACGCCAGGCCCGCACGCTGTTGTCGCTCGGCTTCACGATCGGAGCGATTAAGTCCGCGGATGCGTTCAGCGACGCGTTGTTCTCGACGATCGAAGGCAAATGGCCGGTCACGATCCCGACCTGGCGCCGCGACGTCGACGGCCCCGCCGACCTCGTCGAGGAAGTCGTCCGCATCGAAGGCATCGACAATATCCCCTCGACGCCCCTCCCGCGCATGCCCGGCGTCGCGAAACCGACCGCCACCCCCGAGCAGAAGCTCGAACGTAGAGCGCGTCGCGCTGCCGCAGCCCGAGGCCTCGACGAAGCGGTGACGTGGAGCTTCCTCTCCGACGCCGAGGCAGCCCCCTTCGGCGGCGGCGCCTGGACGCTCGCCAACCCGATCAGCGAAGACCTGAAGGTCATGCGCCCCTCGCTACTCCCCGGCCTGCTCGCGGCGACAGGACGCAACCTTAAGCGCGGGGCACAGACGGTGCGCCTGTTCGAGATCGGCCGCCGCTACCTCGCCGATGCCGAACGCGCGACGCTAGGCGTGGTCCTGGCGGGCGACCGCCGCCCCCGCGGCTGGCGCGAGGGCAAGGCGGCCAGCTTCGATGCGTACGACGCAAAGGCCGAAGCTCTTGCGCTGCTCGCCGCATCGGGTGCGCCGGTCGACAACCTGCAAGTCATGGGTGAAGCGGGCGACGCTTGGCACCCCGGCCAGTCCGGCACGCTCCGCCTCGGCCCCAAGACGGTGCTGGCAAGCTTCGGCATGCTCCACCCTTCTGTCCTGAAAGCGTTCGATCTCGACGGCGCGGTCGCCGCGGTAGAAGTCTACCTCGACGCGATACCGCCCAAGCGTGCGAGCGGCTTCACCCGCTCAGCCTACACGCCCCCGGCCCTCCAAGCCGTCCGCCGCGACTTCGCGTTCCTAGTGCCCGCGGCGCTCGCCACCGACACGCTGGTCCGCGCGGTCAAGGGTGCAGACAAGGCCGCGATCGTCTCCGCCCGCGTGTTCGACGTGTTCACCGGCGCTGGGGTGGAAGACGGCCACAAGTCGGTCGCGGTCGAGATCGTCCTGCAACCAACCGCCAAGAGCTTCACCGACGAGGAACTCAAGGCCATCGCCGACAAGGTGGTAGCCGCGGCAGCAAAACAGGGTGCGAGTTTGCGCGGATAG
- a CDS encoding aldose 1-epimerase family protein, protein MTDLITIANDRLTARINPHGAELTHLNDADGRELMTNADPAFWTGHAPILFPVVGVVNEGVIRLDGKSYPMQKHGFARHSTFDVVAQTETSATFRLTDGEETHSAYPFAFALDIVFTLDGATLAIEAVIHNRTDAAMPASFGFHPAFAWPLPYGEPRADHRITFSADEPGKLKAISPDGQIAIDERPSPVEGRVIALRDELFAKDALVWDPIHSDAVTYGAKIGPQLHITFPDTPKLGIWTKPGAAYVCVEPWHGIADPEGYTGDYRDKPGVFEVAAGDTKRITMSVTLAAEH, encoded by the coding sequence ATGACCGACCTGATCACCATCGCCAACGACCGCCTCACCGCCCGGATTAACCCCCACGGCGCCGAACTCACGCACCTCAACGACGCCGACGGCCGCGAGCTGATGACCAACGCCGACCCGGCCTTCTGGACCGGCCACGCGCCGATCCTCTTCCCCGTCGTCGGCGTCGTCAACGAAGGCGTGATCCGTCTCGACGGCAAATCCTACCCGATGCAGAAGCACGGCTTCGCCCGCCACTCGACGTTCGACGTCGTCGCGCAAACCGAAACCTCCGCCACCTTCCGCCTCACCGACGGCGAAGAAACGCACTCCGCCTACCCCTTCGCGTTCGCGCTCGACATCGTCTTCACGCTCGACGGCGCGACGCTCGCGATCGAAGCCGTCATCCACAATCGCACCGACGCAGCGATGCCGGCAAGCTTTGGCTTCCACCCCGCCTTCGCTTGGCCGCTTCCTTACGGCGAGCCCCGCGCCGATCATCGCATCACCTTCTCCGCTGACGAGCCCGGCAAGCTGAAGGCGATCAGCCCCGACGGCCAGATCGCCATCGACGAGCGGCCCTCGCCGGTCGAGGGCCGCGTAATTGCCCTTCGCGACGAACTGTTCGCCAAGGACGCGCTGGTCTGGGACCCGATCCATTCCGACGCCGTCACCTACGGCGCGAAGATTGGCCCGCAACTCCACATCACCTTCCCCGACACCCCCAAGCTCGGCATCTGGACCAAGCCCGGCGCGGCCTATGTCTGCGTCGAACCCTGGCACGGCATCGCCGACCCCGAAGGTTATACGGGAGACTATCGCGACAAGCCCGGCGTGTTCGAGGTGGCTGCGGGCGATACGAAGCGCATCACCATGAGCGTGACGCTGGCCGCCGAGCACTGA
- a CDS encoding DUF808 domain-containing protein — protein sequence MPTGLVALLDDIAGITKLAAASLDDIAATTGKAGSKAIGVVVDDAAVTPRYMVGFEPKRELPMIGKIALGSFRNKLVFILPAALALSAFAPWLLTPLLMLGGTYLCFEGAEKILEAFGGGHAEEVVEAPVDAATLEAQKVSGAIRTDFILSAEIMVIALSDVATKPIWEQAIVLALVGIVITIAVYGVVALIVKMDDIGLHLAQRNGAAVQALGRGLVKGMPLVMSALSVIGTAAMVWVGGQIIVHGVEDFGFTAVPHWIHHTAESAAAAVPVAKGAVNWAVNAFFSGIVGLILGGAIALGLHAVKGKKAH from the coding sequence ATGCCCACAGGACTGGTCGCACTGCTCGACGACATTGCCGGGATCACCAAGCTCGCCGCCGCCAGCCTCGACGATATCGCCGCGACCACCGGCAAGGCGGGCAGCAAGGCGATCGGCGTGGTGGTCGACGATGCCGCGGTGACGCCGCGCTACATGGTCGGGTTCGAGCCGAAGCGCGAACTGCCGATGATCGGCAAGATCGCGCTCGGCTCGTTCCGCAACAAGCTGGTCTTCATTCTTCCCGCGGCGCTCGCGTTGAGCGCGTTCGCACCGTGGCTGCTGACGCCGTTGCTGATGCTCGGCGGCACGTATCTGTGCTTCGAGGGCGCGGAGAAGATCCTCGAGGCGTTCGGCGGCGGTCATGCCGAAGAGGTCGTCGAGGCGCCGGTCGATGCGGCGACGCTCGAAGCGCAAAAGGTCTCGGGCGCGATCCGCACCGACTTCATCCTGTCCGCCGAGATCATGGTAATCGCGTTGTCGGACGTCGCGACCAAGCCGATCTGGGAGCAGGCGATCGTGCTCGCGCTGGTCGGCATCGTCATCACGATCGCGGTGTACGGCGTGGTCGCGCTGATCGTGAAGATGGACGACATCGGCCTGCATCTGGCGCAGCGCAACGGCGCGGCGGTGCAGGCGCTCGGGCGCGGGCTGGTGAAGGGCATGCCGCTGGTGATGTCGGCGCTGTCGGTGATCGGGACCGCGGCGATGGTGTGGGTCGGCGGCCAGATCATCGTCCACGGCGTCGAGGATTTCGGGTTCACCGCCGTGCCGCACTGGATCCACCACACCGCCGAGAGCGCCGCGGCGGCGGTGCCGGTCGCGAAGGGGGCGGTGAACTGGGCGGTGAACGCGTTCTTCTCGGGGATCGTCGGGTTGATCCTGGGCGGCGCGATCGCGCTGGGGTTGCATGCGGTGAAGGGCAAGAAGGCGCACTAA
- a CDS encoding adenosine deaminase: MLPSPNDDFITNLPKAELHLHIEGSLEPELMFALAERNKVAIPFKSVEDVRAAYSFTNLQTFLDIYYAGAAVLQTEEDFRDLAVAYFDRVAQDGVVHAEIFFDPQTHTHRGIPFDVVARGLFAGIDEAQEKHGMSVGLIMSFLRHLDEEDAFKTFAQAEPWLDQFIGVGLDSSEVGHPPSKFARVFAASADAGLMLCAHAGEEGPPAYIHEALDILQVDRIDHGNRALEDPALVARLARDAMTLTVCPLSNVALRNVDRLENHPIDRMLDLGLRATIHSDDPAYFGGYIGENFRQTARAKNLSREQVVTLARNSFLGSFLDDEALSGHLATLDAYVKAHP, translated from the coding sequence ATGCTCCCCTCCCCGAACGACGACTTCATCACGAACCTGCCCAAGGCCGAACTCCACCTCCATATCGAGGGCAGCCTGGAGCCCGAACTGATGTTCGCGCTGGCCGAGCGCAACAAGGTCGCGATCCCGTTCAAGAGCGTCGAGGACGTCCGCGCGGCGTACAGCTTCACCAATCTGCAGACCTTCCTCGACATCTATTACGCCGGCGCCGCAGTGCTCCAGACCGAGGAGGATTTCCGCGATCTGGCGGTCGCCTATTTCGACCGCGTCGCGCAGGACGGCGTGGTCCATGCCGAGATCTTCTTCGACCCGCAGACCCACACGCATCGCGGCATACCCTTCGATGTCGTCGCGCGCGGGCTGTTCGCCGGCATCGACGAAGCGCAGGAGAAGCACGGCATGTCGGTCGGGCTGATCATGAGCTTCCTCCGCCATCTCGACGAGGAAGACGCGTTCAAGACCTTCGCGCAGGCGGAGCCGTGGCTCGACCAGTTTATCGGCGTCGGGCTCGATTCGTCGGAGGTCGGCCATCCGCCGTCGAAGTTCGCGCGCGTATTCGCGGCGTCCGCGGATGCCGGGCTGATGCTGTGCGCGCATGCCGGCGAGGAGGGCCCGCCCGCGTATATCCACGAGGCGCTCGACATCCTCCAGGTCGACCGGATCGACCACGGCAATCGCGCGCTTGAGGATCCCGCGCTGGTCGCCCGCCTCGCCCGCGATGCGATGACGCTGACGGTGTGCCCGCTGTCGAACGTCGCGCTGCGCAACGTCGACCGGCTGGAGAATCACCCGATCGACCGGATGCTCGATCTCGGCCTGCGCGCGACGATCCATTCGGACGATCCGGCCTATTTCGGCGGCTATATCGGAGAGAATTTCCGCCAGACCGCGCGCGCCAAGAATCTGTCGCGCGAGCAGGTGGTGACGCTCGCGCGCAACAGCTTCCTCGGCAGCTTCCTCGACGACGAGGCGCTCAGCGGCCATCTCGCGACGCTGGATGCATACGTCAAAGCGCATCCATGA
- a CDS encoding bile acid:sodium symporter family protein: MIGRFLAVFEPFILMLLGTVVLASLLPARGEMATIVGYAADIGIVLLFFLHGAKLSREAILSGLRNWKLHLAVLAVTFVAFPLFGLGLSALPFVNGPLAAGLLFLTLLPSTVQSSIAFTAIARGNVAAAVCSASFSNLLGILVTPALVALLMETSGSGGISIDSIEAIVLQLLVPFVAGHLLRPWIGTWVTRQKAMLTVVDRGSILLVVYSAFGAAVVEGLWTKLSLGDLILIGLLCAALLAFVLALTFAVARLMKLPREDAIVLQFCGSKKSLASGVPMAGVLFPPAQVGVILLPVMLFHQLQLIACAVIARRYAESAPDSIDFDQHNRT; encoded by the coding sequence ATGATCGGACGTTTCCTGGCGGTCTTCGAGCCGTTCATCCTGATGCTGCTCGGCACCGTCGTGCTGGCGAGCCTGTTGCCGGCCCGCGGCGAGATGGCGACGATCGTCGGCTACGCGGCGGATATCGGCATCGTCCTGCTGTTCTTCTTGCACGGCGCGAAGCTGTCGCGCGAGGCGATCCTGTCGGGCCTGCGCAACTGGAAGCTGCATCTCGCGGTGCTGGCGGTGACGTTCGTTGCGTTCCCGCTGTTCGGCCTGGGGCTCAGCGCACTGCCGTTCGTGAATGGACCGCTCGCTGCCGGGCTGCTGTTCCTGACGCTGCTCCCCTCGACCGTCCAGTCGTCTATTGCTTTTACCGCGATCGCGCGCGGCAACGTCGCGGCGGCGGTGTGCAGCGCGTCGTTCTCCAACCTGCTCGGCATCCTCGTTACCCCCGCTTTGGTCGCGCTGCTGATGGAGACGTCGGGCAGCGGCGGGATCTCGATCGACAGCATCGAGGCAATCGTCCTGCAACTGCTCGTGCCGTTCGTCGCCGGGCATCTGCTGCGTCCGTGGATCGGCACGTGGGTCACGCGGCAGAAAGCGATGCTCACCGTGGTCGATCGCGGCTCGATCCTGCTGGTCGTCTACAGCGCGTTCGGTGCCGCTGTGGTCGAGGGGCTGTGGACCAAATTGTCGCTCGGCGACCTGATCCTGATCGGCCTGCTGTGCGCCGCGCTGCTCGCGTTCGTCCTCGCGCTCACCTTCGCGGTCGCGCGGCTGATGAAACTGCCGCGCGAAGATGCGATCGTGCTGCAATTCTGCGGCTCCAAGAAGAGCCTCGCATCCGGGGTGCCGATGGCCGGCGTGCTGTTCCCGCCCGCGCAGGTCGGCGTGATCCTGTTGCCCGTGATGCTGTTCCATCAGTTGCAGCTGATCGCCTGCGCCGTGATCGCGCGCCGCTATGCCGAGAGCGCGCCCGATAGTATTGATTTCGATCAGCATAACCGGACCTGA
- a CDS encoding peptide chain release factor 3, translated as MTQFPRRTFAIISHPDAGKTTLTEKLLYFGGAIHLAGEVKARGQTRRARSDWMKIEQQRGISVTSSVMTFERQGITFNLLDTPGHEDFSEDTYRTLTAVDSAVMVIDAAKGIEPQTRKLFEVCRLRNVPIITFVNKVDREGRDPFSLLDEVAEMLQLDVCPMSWPVGMGGEFEGVYDLYANTLSRPEGDSREFMGKAIPFTGIDDPELAKILSPEAMIRLNDEAELAQGGYSSFDPEAYRAGNLTPVYFGSALKDFGVAELIAALADYAPPPRAQPAEPAPISPDEPEVTGFVFKVQANMDPNHRDRIAFMRLCSGVFKRGMKLTPTGHGKPIAVHSPILFFAQNRELADEAFPGDIIGIPNHGTLRVGDTLSEKAAIRFTGLPNFAPEILRRVVLKDFTKTKQLRKALDDMAEEGVTQVFYPDIGSNWIIGVVGQLQLEVLLSRLDAEYKVAAGLEPAPYETARWISAEDPLELKTFAEINRGAMAKDRDGNPVFLAKSAWEVNYIAERYAKIRFAATRER; from the coding sequence ATGACCCAATTCCCCCGCCGCACCTTCGCGATCATCTCGCATCCCGACGCCGGCAAGACCACGCTGACCGAGAAGCTCCTGTATTTCGGCGGCGCGATCCATCTCGCCGGCGAGGTGAAGGCGCGCGGCCAGACGCGTCGCGCGCGCTCCGACTGGATGAAGATCGAGCAGCAGCGCGGGATCTCCGTCACCTCCTCGGTGATGACGTTCGAGCGCCAGGGGATCACCTTCAACCTGCTCGACACGCCGGGCCATGAAGACTTCTCCGAGGACACGTATCGCACGCTGACCGCGGTCGACTCGGCGGTCATGGTGATCGACGCCGCCAAGGGCATCGAGCCGCAGACACGGAAGCTGTTCGAGGTGTGCCGCCTGCGCAACGTGCCGATCATCACCTTCGTCAACAAGGTCGACCGCGAGGGCCGCGATCCGTTCTCGCTGCTCGACGAGGTGGCCGAGATGCTCCAGCTCGACGTCTGCCCGATGAGCTGGCCGGTCGGCATGGGCGGCGAGTTCGAGGGCGTCTACGACCTCTACGCCAACACGCTCAGCCGCCCCGAAGGCGACAGCCGCGAGTTCATGGGCAAGGCGATCCCGTTCACCGGCATCGACGATCCCGAACTCGCCAAGATCCTCAGCCCCGAAGCGATGATCCGCCTGAACGACGAAGCCGAACTCGCGCAGGGCGGCTATTCGAGCTTCGACCCCGAGGCCTATCGCGCGGGCAACCTGACGCCGGTGTATTTCGGCTCCGCGCTGAAGGACTTCGGCGTCGCCGAACTGATCGCGGCACTCGCCGACTACGCCCCGCCACCGCGCGCGCAGCCGGCAGAACCCGCCCCCATCTCGCCCGACGAGCCCGAAGTCACCGGCTTCGTGTTCAAGGTGCAGGCGAACATGGACCCCAACCACCGCGACCGGATCGCGTTCATGCGGCTCTGCTCGGGCGTGTTCAAGCGCGGCATGAAGCTCACCCCCACGGGCCACGGCAAGCCGATCGCGGTCCACTCGCCGATATTGTTCTTCGCGCAGAACCGCGAGCTCGCGGACGAGGCGTTCCCCGGCGACATCATCGGCATCCCCAACCACGGCACGCTCCGGGTCGGCGATACGCTCAGCGAAAAGGCCGCGATCCGTTTCACCGGCCTGCCGAACTTCGCGCCCGAAATCCTGCGCCGCGTGGTGCTGAAGGACTTCACCAAGACCAAGCAGTTGCGCAAAGCGCTCGACGACATGGCCGAGGAGGGGGTGACGCAGGTGTTCTACCCCGACATCGGCTCGAACTGGATCATCGGCGTGGTGGGGCAGCTCCAGCTCGAAGTGCTGCTCTCGCGCCTGGATGCGGAATACAAGGTCGCCGCCGGACTCGAACCCGCGCCGTACGAGACCGCCCGCTGGATCTCCGCGGAAGACCCGCTCGAACTCAAGACCTTCGCCGAGATCAACCGCGGCGCGATGGCCAAGGATCGCGACGGCAACCCGGTCTTCCTCGCGAAAAGCGCGTGGGAAGTGAACTACATCGCCGAACGCTATGCCAAGATCCGCTTCGCCGCCACGCGCGAGCGGTAA
- a CDS encoding histidine kinase dimerization/phosphoacceptor domain -containing protein gives MVPTNAPNDIGLDLTACDREPIHIPGAIQPHGLLLVADADSGRIIAGAGDLEARLSASWLGGDLSVLIAQDVGALLAEQTGRSGTIVAAPVTGLTERLDVTIHRDGDRLLVELEPVEAVPPTAAQMLGLLNAMATGFERASNLQALCERAATAFRQLTGFDRVMVYRFLDDEAGRVMAEDRAPELGTFLNHHFPASDIPKQARALYVRNRTRTIPQIEYTPAMLRPAGFETLDLSDVTLRSVSPIHLRYLSNMGVAASASISIVKDGLLWGLIACHHGSPKALTPDIRAASATLASGLARQIRAKEEAETYRERLRLRAAEDMVTPQLATEPAPRRIVTALRDDLRRMFDGDGFAYVEGGIVDTDGRCPSKDDILDLAAWVRTRGGIEPFSTHELFSVLPRARAYSSTASGILALPLVDEGAMLLWFRAEHIEEVKWAGNPHKAVSVDPNAMLTPRTSFESWTQSVSGRSRRWTREEIEAAHRLRRAFHDAHVNQRLRSLNVDLQRTLADKDALIAQKDVLMKEVNHRVQNSLQLVAAFLSLQAKSSDNAQVKEHLAEAQARLAAVALVHRRLYRDDQVESIDLSRYIEELAGDMKTSLGDDWASQMTLDLAPVLVATDRAVNIGLVLTELVINASKYAYRGQAGPIQIILEQHRNRLRLIVADHGVGKSGNRVGFGSRMMTAIVAGLSGTIEHDDNMPGLRVILSAPIDEVR, from the coding sequence ATGGTGCCGACGAATGCGCCCAACGACATTGGCCTGGACCTGACGGCGTGTGACCGGGAGCCGATCCATATTCCCGGCGCAATCCAGCCGCACGGGCTGTTGCTGGTAGCAGACGCTGACTCGGGCAGGATTATTGCGGGCGCGGGCGATCTAGAGGCCCGTCTGTCGGCCAGCTGGCTCGGTGGCGATCTTTCGGTCCTGATTGCGCAGGACGTTGGTGCGTTGCTTGCCGAACAGACAGGGCGCAGCGGGACGATCGTGGCGGCACCGGTGACAGGGCTCACCGAACGGCTCGACGTAACGATCCACCGCGACGGCGATCGGTTGCTGGTAGAACTCGAACCTGTCGAGGCGGTCCCGCCGACTGCGGCGCAGATGCTCGGCTTGCTAAACGCGATGGCGACCGGGTTCGAGCGCGCCAGTAATCTCCAGGCGTTGTGCGAACGGGCTGCGACCGCATTCCGGCAACTGACCGGTTTCGATCGTGTCATGGTCTACCGCTTCCTGGACGACGAAGCCGGCCGCGTCATGGCGGAGGATCGCGCGCCTGAGTTGGGGACGTTTCTCAATCACCACTTTCCCGCCTCCGACATCCCGAAACAGGCGCGCGCGCTGTACGTGAGAAACCGGACACGGACGATCCCACAGATCGAGTATACGCCTGCAATGTTGCGACCCGCCGGGTTCGAGACGCTTGATCTGAGCGATGTCACGCTGCGCAGCGTGTCGCCGATCCACCTGCGCTATCTGTCCAACATGGGCGTAGCGGCGTCGGCATCGATCTCGATCGTCAAGGACGGGTTGTTGTGGGGGTTAATAGCCTGTCATCACGGCTCACCCAAGGCCCTGACCCCGGACATTCGCGCGGCGTCGGCGACGCTGGCCAGTGGTCTTGCGCGCCAGATCCGCGCGAAGGAGGAGGCCGAGACGTACCGCGAACGGCTGCGGCTACGCGCTGCGGAGGATATGGTAACCCCCCAGCTGGCGACCGAACCAGCCCCGCGCCGTATCGTTACCGCGCTGCGAGACGATCTACGACGAATGTTCGACGGCGACGGGTTTGCCTATGTCGAGGGCGGCATCGTCGATACCGATGGCCGGTGTCCGTCCAAGGACGACATTCTGGATTTGGCTGCCTGGGTGCGCACGCGCGGGGGGATCGAGCCTTTCTCGACGCACGAACTGTTCTCGGTCTTACCTCGTGCGCGCGCCTATTCTTCTACGGCGAGTGGTATTCTCGCGCTGCCCTTGGTCGACGAGGGCGCGATGCTTTTGTGGTTCCGTGCCGAGCATATCGAAGAAGTCAAATGGGCGGGCAATCCGCACAAGGCCGTGTCCGTCGATCCGAATGCGATGCTGACGCCGCGTACGTCGTTCGAGTCCTGGACGCAGTCGGTCAGCGGCCGTTCGCGGCGCTGGACACGCGAGGAGATCGAGGCTGCACACCGTCTGCGTCGGGCATTCCACGACGCGCACGTGAACCAGCGGCTGCGGTCGCTGAACGTCGATCTGCAGCGTACGCTCGCCGACAAGGACGCGTTGATCGCGCAGAAGGACGTGTTGATGAAAGAGGTCAATCACCGCGTCCAGAACAGTCTCCAGCTGGTTGCAGCCTTCCTGTCGTTGCAGGCGAAATCGTCCGACAACGCGCAAGTGAAGGAGCACCTTGCCGAAGCGCAGGCGAGATTGGCTGCCGTCGCGCTGGTGCACCGCAGGTTATATCGCGACGATCAGGTCGAGTCGATCGACCTGTCGCGCTATATCGAAGAACTGGCGGGGGACATGAAGACTTCGCTCGGCGACGACTGGGCGTCGCAGATGACGCTCGATCTGGCACCCGTCCTGGTTGCCACCGATCGTGCGGTGAACATCGGCCTGGTGCTGACCGAACTCGTCATCAACGCCAGCAAATATGCGTATCGCGGACAGGCCGGCCCGATCCAGATCATTCTGGAACAACATCGCAACCGGTTGCGGCTGATCGTCGCGGATCACGGCGTCGGCAAGTCGGGCAACCGAGTAGGGTTCGGCAGCCGAATGATGACCGCGATCGTTGCCGGACTGTCGGGTACGATCGAGCATGACGACAACATGCCGGGCCTGCGCGTGATCCTGAGCGCACCGATAGACGAAGTGCGCTGA